One Nerophis lumbriciformis linkage group LG19, RoL_Nlum_v2.1, whole genome shotgun sequence DNA segment encodes these proteins:
- the LOC133618895 gene encoding probable G-protein coupled receptor 148: MCHTHGGCKEAVGRRSRHFQQDKMTEPLLIANLTQEWLASLRRWHLDFFFIPTTVVTLATMLVNPVLMACILASRALRQETRYLLVANTLAADMLFLTVNLLTAVLNAARAEVPWLLCELVTAITVTAYCCAILTVTLMVVDTYAAVRWPLRYRHLLPPARARRILLGAWLLAATYPLALVVVMEVERGNPQEKIAVCLVLVSLGIVQAKNMAGIHIYFFVAALICAVLIFYCYIRLYMVTRTQGIWQNRFSRARVTLLAHGVLLLLYFLPGFVFTLELLLFQSQDVSQDVRVWLSTVNMCVFMLLPRAFAPYLYGLRYREISDTIVQLLHRH, encoded by the exons ATGTGCCACACACATGGAGGATGTAAG GAAGCCGTTGGAAGAAGAAGTCGACACTTCCAGCAAGACAAGATGACCGAGCCCCTCCTGATCGCCAACCTGACGCAGGAGTGGCTGGCGAGCTTGCGAAGGTGGCACCTGGACTTTTTCTTCATCCCCACCACCGTGGTGACGCTGGCCACCATGCTTGTCAACCCCGTCCTCATGGCGTGCATCTTGGCGTCCCGCGCCTTACGCCAGGAAACGCGCTACCTGCTGGTGGCCAACACCTTAGCGGCAGACATGCTCTTCCTCACCGTCAACCTGCTCACCGCCGTCCTCAACGCCGCCCGGGCCGAGGTGCCGTGGCTGCTGTGCGAGCTGGTCACCGCCATCACCGTCACGGCGTACTGCTGCGCCATCCTCACCGTCACTCTCATGGTGGTGGACACCTACGCCGCCGTGCGCTGGCCGCTGCGCTACCGCCACCTCCTCCCGCCCGCCCGCGCCCGCAGGATCCTGCTGGGGGCTTGGCTGCTGGCGGCGACGTACCCCCTCGCCCTGGTCGTGGTCATGGAGGTGGAGAGAGGAAACCCGCAGGAGAAGATAGCCGTGTGCCTGGTCCTCGTCTCCCTGGGCATTGTCCAGGCCAAAAACATGGCGGGGATCCACATCTACTTCTTTGTCGCCGCTCTGATCTGCGCCGTGCTCATCTTCTACTGCTACATCCGCCTCTACATGGTGACCAGGACCCAGGGCATCTGGCAGAACCGCTTCTCCAGAGCCAGGGTCACGCTGTTGGCCCACGGGGTCCTGCTGCTGCTCTACTTCCTGCCCGGCTTCGTCTTCACCCTGGAGCTCCTCCTGTTTCAGAGCCAAGACGTCAGCCAAGATGTTCGAGTGTGGTTGAGCACGGTCAACATGTGTGTCTTCATGTTGCTGCCGAGGGCCTTTGCGCCTTACCTGTATGGACTGCGATACCGGGAGATCTCTGATACCATAGTGCAGCTGCTGCATCGGCATTGA
- the mterf4 gene encoding transcription termination factor 4, mitochondrial, translating to MNARVPSRQVLQWIIRHSTSSLFSPHHSGRWLRRPCVQSRLCSSLLTTSTSHDPVPPQRDTALSLQCLSDMGFTDSQAEEIYESVTNPATAKHCSSTLTALFVLGLNPSSVVKLLSKCPELYTTKESLLQQRITNLRKLGLKEGSLQRVVAHYPAILTVPVKTVKHVVMVLREKCLFTGQQATDILRDSPAVVLEDLTQLQYKFQYVYFRMGVKQSEMVKNKLFGFSLDDLRCRHCFLERRGLYQTPDKKGHTTIINPKLDSILNVSLDTFLTVVAQVASMEEYDVFQRLMAREWQEEERHHGDVQAESDEDEEEEEEEEDDFEGKDSYRKRKKRI from the exons ATGAACGCTCGTGTTCCCTCACGGCAG GTTCTTCAGTGGATTATAAGACATTCCACCTCGTCTTTATTCAGCCCCCATCACTCAGGGAGGTGGCTGCGTCGTCCATGCGTCCAGTCTAGGTTGTGTTCGTCATTACTGACAACTTCAACCAGCCATGATCCAGTTCCCCCTCAGAGAGACACAGCGCTGTCCCTGCAGTGTCTTTCTGACATGGGCTTCACAGACAGCCAGGCTGAGGAAATCTATGAAAGCGTGACCAACCCTGCAACTGCCAAGCATTGTTCATCAACGCTCACAGCTTTGTTTGTATTGGGCCTCAACCCTTCCTCTGTGGTGAAGTTACTGAGCAAATGTCCTGAGCTTTACACCACCAAGGAGTCACTTCTTCAGCAGCGCATCACCAACCTGCGCAAACTCGGTTTAAAGGAAG GTAGTCTTCAGAGAGTGGTGGCCCACTACCCTGCCATCCTCACTGTGCCCGTGAAGACTGTCAAACATGTGGTGATGGTCCTCAGAGAGAAGTGTCTGTTCACAGGGCAGCAGGCGACGGACATCCTCAGGGACAGTCCTGCTGTGGTGCTGGAAGACCTGACTCAGCTGCAGTACAAGTTCCAG TATGTCTACTTCCGAATGGGCGTCAAACAATCAGAGATGGTCAAGAACAAATTGTTTGGTTTCTCCCTGGACGACCTGCGCTGTCGTCACTGTTTTCTGGAGCGCCGGGGCTTATACCAGACCCCCGACAAGAAGGGCCATACCACCATCATTAACCCCAAACTGGACAGCATCCTCAACGTGAGTCTGGACACCTTCCTGACGGTGGTGGCCCAGGTGGCGTCAATGGAGGAGTATGACGTCTTCCAGAGACTGATGGCCAGAGAGTGGCAGGAAGAGGAGCGTCACCACGGCGACGTGCAAGCAGAAAGCgacgaggacgaggaggaggaggaggaggaggaagacgacTTTGAAGGCAAGGATAGTTATAGGAAAAGAAAAAAGAGGATATAA